One genomic window of Solanum dulcamara chromosome 10, daSolDulc1.2, whole genome shotgun sequence includes the following:
- the LOC129871452 gene encoding E3 ubiquitin-protein ligase RING1-like, which produces MSSAGITVADGGAALYFCHKCSHTVTITPSPTGDLFCPTCNSDFVEECEEPDSEPEVFPSFPDPALLSSILMGSRSYSDSTTGSRVFPYPAIFNSAQNPRQSSFGSDGFNPFDFLQTHLASRRANGVSFEFVIDGGNGGSGLQLPANIGDYFIGPGFEELIQNLAENDPNRYGTPPASKSAVEGLPSIKVDEELMRSELAQCAVCKDDFEMGLDVKQMPCKHVYHKDCIVPWLELHNSCPVCRYELPTDDSEYENRQRDNDGDSSGGGSASGSGATGRRFTTISLPWPLGSFGSSSSQGGSESREQQNRESN; this is translated from the coding sequence ATGTCTTCTGCCGGAATCACCGTTGCTGACGGCGGCGCAGCGCTGTATTTCTGCCACAAATGCAGTCACACCGTCACCATCACCCCTTCTCCGACCGGCGATCTCTTCTGCCCTACTTGCAACAGTGATTTCGTTGAAGAATGCGAAGAGCCGGACTCTGAACCGGAAGTGTTTCCGAGCTTCCCGGACCCGGCCTTGTTGAGTAGTATACTCATGGGTTCTCGTTCGTATTCTGATTCTACCACCGGTTCTCGTGTTTTCCCGTACCCTGCTATTTTCAACTCAGCCCAAAACCCTAGACAATCGTCCTTCGGGTCTGATGGTTTCAACCCATTTGATTTTCTTCAGACCCATTTAGCTTCTCGAAGAGCTAATGGGGTTAGTTTTGAATTCGTCATCGATGGGGGTAACGGGGGTAGTGGGTTACAGTTACCGGCGAATATAGGGGACTATTTCATCGGACCCGGGTTTGAGGAATTAATCCAGAATTTAGCGGAAAATGATCCGAATCGATACGGCACGCCGCCGGCGTCCAAATCAGCAGTGGAGGGGCTCCCGAGCATTAAAGTTGATGAGGAATTGATGCGTTCTGAACTGGCACAGTGTGCTGTTTGTAAGGATGATTTTGAGATGGGGTTAGATGTGAAACAGATGCCTTGTAAACATGTTTATCATAAGGATTGTATTGTCCCGTGGCTTGAGTTGCACAATTCTTGCCCAgtttgtcgatatgagttgccAACGGATGATTCTGAGTACGAGAATAGGCAAAGAGACAATGATGGGGACTCGAGCGGGGGTGGTTCTGCTTCTGGAAGTGGGGCAACAGGGAGAAGGTTTACTACAATATCATTGCCATGGCCTTTGGGGAGTTTTGGATCATCATCTAGCCAGGGAGGATCAGAGTCTCGTGAGCAGCAGAACAGGGAGTCAAATTAG